In Mya arenaria isolate MELC-2E11 chromosome 1, ASM2691426v1, the genomic stretch AATATATGATGGTTCTTTGTCAttgaattcaaaattaaatataattcgtATAAAGAACAATAAGTATCCTCGGGCATGTTAACATTTCTACTATTATGCCATTATAATCACAACAGCCACGACTACCACATCCCCTGCAACCATTTCCCCATGTGGTTTAAGCATCCTTCTAATCGCTCCGCTGTCCCCATTTCTTACCACTTTTTGCTCGTCCTCTGTAAGGTTAGACATTTTTTCTTCCGCGGGATTCAGACAGAGTTGAACCAGCTTCCTCGACATGTTTGTCGGTTCGACAAAAGAGTAGTTGATCGGGAAACGCCAATCCTTGAGCGCTGCTAACGCCTTTTTTTCTGTCGCACCGTAAGACGAAATATCTTTGAATGCCTTCTTGAAGCCTCTGCTTATTTCTTCCTGGTGAAAACCTAATTCTTTCAACATGTTTTCATCAACACTGGAGACATCCTTTGGCGGGATGTAAAAGGTCGAAATAGACTTGATTTTCTCCTGGACCTTCTTCATCTTGAACTCGCTCAGTTTGAACTTCTCAATGACTGGGTCGCAAACCGCATACTGCGACCCGATGTAGTGAACGATCTCATAATCTCTTCCGTAGATGTCTTGAAGGAAATCaatcaaaacatgtaatttttCGTTTCCGAAACCTTGATACTGAAAATCGGTCTTTCCGACGCATCCAACTTGCCACAGAACCGTGTGAATGTCCGTGAAAAGTTTCCGTTTCCGTAGCAGCATGTCGGTCGCCTCAAACGATTGACATCCGGGAAAGGCCGGGTCGATCTCAAGATCAGCGAACAAGCAATCCTCAGCAGATGGTGCCGCCAACATTTTGGCAGCTATCCTCTCCCTCTTGGCAATCTGCAGGATTCGGTGTGGAGGCAGGCAAAATACTCCCGCATGACCGTAAAAAACGGCCGCAACATGTACACCTTTTCTAGCCTCTTGAAGTATCACCTCTGATATCTGGACATATGTCTCGTATCTATCCTTCCCGTCATCATACATGGCGTACAGATCCATGGCGTCTGGTCGCATCTCTTTAATGTAGACCTCGGTGGCAGGATCGGCCACTAAATAGAACACTTTATCGCAGGATTTCATGAAGCCAACGGCTTCCAATGTGAGGTGGCCAATACTTTTTATTCCCGATCCAATTATTGTAATTCGTCCGGTCTCGTTCTCGCTTGTCGGCATTTCTTGAACAAGGTTTGACCACTTTTGTTTTTCCTCGTTAAGGTTAAATCCTTTTActgcaaaaaatgaaatgtcatAGGTATCATCGCAATTGTTGAATCAAAGTGCAGctcgtttttattttaaataattgatgagTATTCAAGTTTACGGAGATTCAAAATCATGAAGACCTTAGacaacaaatatttacttctaTTTATCGACATCGTATATGTTCCATACCTATTGTTGAATCCATTTCAGTTGCGTACTAACGAACAGGTTATCAGACTTTTGTCGTCAAGGATGTCTGCAATACCAAAACATAATATCGTATATAAAGCAAGAGAGACACTGAGACAACGCCAACGCTCGATTTTTCCCTTTTTAGTTAATGAAACATAAAGATTTTTATAATACtgatattgtaatatttgttcGTATGGTCACTGCTAACATGGGTATTATGTTTCATTTGTATATCTTTGACGGTTTTTGAGTAATGACCATGGTTGAAGTGTTTGCACAACGGCACCCACTCTGATGCCACCGAAGCCGACAAA encodes the following:
- the LOC128225238 gene encoding uncharacterized protein LOC128225238, with the protein product MDSTIVKGFNLNEEKQKWSNLVQEMPTSENETGRITIIGSGIKSIGHLTLEAVGFMKSCDKVFYLVADPATEVYIKEMRPDAMDLYAMYDDGKDRYETYVQISEVILQEARKGVHVAAVFYGHAGVFCLPPHRILQIAKRERIAAKMLAAPSAEDCLFADLEIDPAFPGCQSFEATDMLLRKRKLFTDIHTVLWQVGCVGKTDFQYQGFGNEKLHVLIDFLQDIYGRDYEIVHYIGSQYAVCDPVIEKFKLSEFKMKKVQEKIKSISTFYIPPKDVSSVDENMLKELGFHQEEISRGFKKAFKDISSYGATEKKALAALKDWRFPINYSFVEPTNMSRKLVQLCLNPAEEKMSNLTEDEQKVVRNGDSGAIRRMLKPHGEMVAGDVVVVAVVIIMA